One genomic region from Salinicola endophyticus encodes:
- a CDS encoding TAXI family TRAP transporter solute-binding subunit, which produces MRLRTGMLFAALGLSGALLAGCGDDADDKASSESQTSSSSQQSESTPAQGENGSTSQSSASDTASAEQAQPVNLIFGTGGTGGSYYPIGGALKSVFEASDLVGNVQVVSTGASVQNINNITDGLNQIAIVMSDVAYDAIKGQNQFDGNPADIKALAGMYPNVVQVVATADSGIHSIADLKGKRVGVGKVGSGVEQSAAKVLESAGLSYDDLAQVSHTGYADSVTGMSNGNIDAAFFTSGVPNSSITGLMQSTDITFVPVSGDVASKLLEKYPYYENYEIPAGAPERYDLGSAVDTVAIRNVMIVGSDMRNDVAEDLTKRFHDYLESGNVSVGALKQFDPASMNQNLVVPLHPGAEAYYATLAENGDAAKSQSDSDAMAGEASGSDASASDDGQGKAEDKAPQS; this is translated from the coding sequence ATGAGGCTACGTACAGGGATGCTGTTTGCCGCACTGGGTCTTTCCGGTGCACTGCTGGCGGGCTGCGGCGATGATGCCGACGACAAGGCGAGCAGCGAGAGCCAGACATCGTCGTCCTCTCAGCAGAGCGAGTCGACCCCCGCCCAGGGCGAGAACGGTAGCACCAGCCAGTCCTCTGCCAGCGACACCGCTTCGGCGGAGCAGGCGCAGCCGGTCAATCTGATCTTCGGCACCGGCGGTACCGGCGGCAGCTACTATCCGATCGGCGGTGCGCTCAAGAGCGTGTTCGAAGCCAGTGATCTGGTCGGCAATGTCCAGGTGGTCTCCACCGGCGCTTCGGTGCAGAACATCAACAACATCACCGACGGCCTCAACCAGATCGCGATCGTCATGAGCGACGTCGCCTACGATGCGATCAAGGGCCAGAACCAGTTCGATGGTAACCCCGCCGACATCAAGGCGCTGGCGGGCATGTACCCCAACGTGGTGCAGGTGGTGGCGACCGCGGATAGCGGCATCCACAGCATCGCCGATCTCAAGGGCAAGCGTGTCGGCGTCGGCAAGGTCGGCTCCGGGGTCGAGCAGAGCGCGGCCAAGGTGCTCGAGTCGGCCGGTCTGAGCTACGACGATCTGGCCCAGGTCAGCCACACCGGTTACGCCGACAGCGTCACCGGCATGAGCAACGGCAACATCGATGCCGCCTTCTTCACCTCCGGCGTGCCCAACTCCAGCATCACCGGGCTGATGCAGAGCACCGACATCACCTTCGTGCCGGTGAGCGGCGACGTCGCCAGCAAGCTGCTGGAGAAGTACCCGTACTACGAGAACTACGAGATTCCGGCCGGTGCTCCCGAGCGCTATGACCTGGGCAGTGCGGTCGATACCGTGGCGATCCGCAACGTGATGATCGTCGGCAGCGACATGCGCAACGACGTCGCCGAGGATCTGACCAAGCGCTTCCACGACTATCTCGAGTCGGGCAATGTCTCTGTCGGCGCGCTCAAGCAGTTCGATCCGGCCAGCATGAACCAGAATCTGGTGGTGCCGCTGCACCCGGGCGCCGAAGCCTACTACGCCACCCTGGCCGAGAACGGTGACGCCGCCAAGTCGCAGAGCGACAGCGACGCCATGGCTGGCGAAGCTTCCGGCAGCGACGCCTCGGCTAGCGACGATGGCCAGGGCAAAGCCGAGGACAAGGCACCGCAGTCCTGA
- a CDS encoding DUF1850 domain-containing protein — MTVAILLGIATVAYPLPWLAVKQGAEWRLALPGWAGTTFKIRWMHSVEKEDWEEWYRITAGRAIEITGTRFKTFGAGVPAHAGKETHLADGWVVMTGIDRVVDPLAIQAAVAEHYRMIFAGHVIPLSRHDPPPILTFSVVKAPVWQVLPALLRPWVPWLNQP; from the coding sequence ATGACGGTGGCGATCCTGCTCGGGATCGCCACCGTTGCGTATCCGCTCCCCTGGCTGGCGGTCAAGCAGGGCGCCGAGTGGCGTCTGGCGCTGCCCGGCTGGGCCGGTACCACCTTCAAGATCCGCTGGATGCACTCGGTCGAGAAGGAGGACTGGGAAGAGTGGTACCGCATTACCGCCGGTAGGGCGATCGAGATCACCGGTACTCGCTTCAAGACCTTTGGTGCCGGCGTGCCCGCCCATGCGGGCAAGGAGACCCATCTCGCCGATGGCTGGGTGGTGATGACCGGCATCGACCGGGTGGTCGACCCGCTGGCGATCCAGGCGGCGGTCGCGGAGCACTACCGGATGATCTTCGCCGGTCACGTGATCCCGCTGTCCCGCCATGATCCGCCCCCCATCCTGACCTTTTCTGTGGTAAAAGCGCCTGTGTGGCAGGTACTCCCGGCGCTGCTGAGGCCGTGGGTACCCTGGCTCAACCAGCCCTAG
- a CDS encoding TRAP transporter permease — MSEQKVVLSADGPEDPSVKEALEKFDRESLVRDRLPRAVLQFVTGVSVLLALFHLYTSFSGPLVDVAQRSIHLYTLLGLAFILYPLTRKGARDRIPWGDALLALAAFAIGVYMLMVSDRVIASAGRINQTDMIVGFVAILLVLDATRRVTGWGLTILATLFLLYGFYAKLSFYPALNENIILATCRQIVSHLVFITEGLLGTAIGVSASYIILFILFGAFLGKSGLGQLFNDLALAIAGHTRGGPAKVAVIASGFLGSINGSAIANVVTTGAFTIPLMKKTGYKPNFAGAVEAAASVGGQILPPIMGAAAFIMAEVLSVPYTQVILAGIIPALLYYLGVLFQVHLRAMRNGLEGIPRSQLTPLKTVMLKRGHLLVPMAVLLWLLFDGRAPFFAAFWSIAATVLICGTRRVTLGLGLILVLLILEPQLRALFTGNPLPNFPASRWTLFLVILVPVAINALRAKLGMVAEKMDVGDCRDAMADGVRNAIPVAVACGAVGIIVGIATLTGIALDAADAVVTLGQQIPIPMIQLLVTLVLTMVASIVLGMGLPSIPTYIITSTMAAPILLNLPLFRELAGSNDTAIFVAHMFVFYFGLFANLTPPVALAAYAGAGISGGSPNATGFQAMKLAIAGFVVPYMFVFAHSMLMIDATLWNTLWVIVTGVIGVLLLAVAVEGYLRRPLNPFWRILAAVGALALIFPGLASDVVGAVITVVLFLLAKAKPAQTAPSGG, encoded by the coding sequence ATGTCAGAACAAAAAGTGGTGCTTTCCGCCGATGGTCCCGAGGATCCGTCGGTCAAGGAGGCGCTGGAGAAGTTCGATCGTGAGAGCCTGGTGCGCGACCGGCTGCCGCGGGCAGTGCTCCAGTTCGTCACCGGGGTCAGCGTGCTGCTGGCGCTGTTCCACCTCTACACCTCGTTCTCGGGGCCGCTGGTGGACGTGGCCCAGCGCAGCATTCACCTGTATACGCTGCTGGGACTGGCCTTTATCCTCTACCCGCTGACGCGCAAGGGCGCGCGTGACCGGATACCCTGGGGCGATGCGTTGCTGGCGCTGGCGGCGTTCGCCATCGGTGTCTACATGCTGATGGTGTCGGACCGGGTGATCGCCTCCGCCGGGCGTATCAATCAGACCGACATGATCGTCGGCTTCGTGGCGATCCTGCTGGTGCTCGACGCCACCCGCCGGGTCACCGGCTGGGGGTTGACCATCCTGGCCACGCTGTTTCTGCTCTACGGCTTCTACGCCAAGCTCTCGTTCTATCCGGCGCTCAACGAGAACATCATTCTCGCCACCTGCCGCCAGATCGTCTCGCACCTGGTGTTCATCACCGAAGGGCTCTTGGGTACCGCGATCGGGGTCTCGGCGAGCTACATCATCCTGTTCATCCTGTTCGGCGCCTTTCTCGGCAAGTCCGGGCTGGGGCAGCTGTTCAACGATCTGGCGCTGGCGATCGCCGGGCACACCCGCGGCGGCCCGGCCAAGGTCGCGGTGATCGCCAGCGGTTTTCTCGGCTCGATCAACGGTTCGGCGATCGCCAACGTGGTCACCACCGGCGCCTTCACCATTCCGCTGATGAAGAAGACCGGCTACAAGCCCAACTTCGCCGGGGCGGTGGAGGCGGCGGCCAGCGTCGGCGGCCAGATTCTGCCGCCGATCATGGGTGCGGCGGCTTTCATCATGGCCGAGGTGCTGTCGGTGCCCTACACCCAGGTGATCCTGGCCGGCATCATTCCGGCCCTGCTCTACTATCTCGGGGTGCTGTTCCAGGTCCATCTGCGCGCCATGCGTAACGGCCTCGAGGGCATTCCGCGTTCTCAACTGACGCCGCTGAAGACGGTGATGCTCAAGCGCGGACATCTGCTGGTGCCGATGGCGGTGCTGCTGTGGCTGCTGTTCGACGGCCGTGCGCCGTTCTTCGCCGCCTTCTGGTCGATCGCCGCCACCGTGCTGATCTGCGGCACCCGCCGGGTCACCCTGGGGCTCGGCCTGATCCTGGTGCTGCTGATCCTGGAGCCGCAGCTGCGTGCGCTGTTCACCGGCAACCCGCTGCCCAACTTCCCGGCCAGCCGCTGGACGCTGTTCCTGGTGATCCTGGTGCCGGTGGCGATCAACGCGCTGCGGGCCAAGCTCGGCATGGTGGCCGAGAAGATGGATGTCGGCGACTGCCGCGATGCCATGGCCGATGGCGTGCGCAACGCCATTCCGGTGGCCGTGGCGTGCGGGGCGGTGGGGATCATCGTGGGCATCGCCACGCTGACCGGCATTGCTCTGGATGCCGCCGACGCGGTGGTCACGCTGGGCCAGCAGATTCCGATCCCGATGATACAGCTGCTGGTCACCCTGGTGCTGACCATGGTCGCCTCGATCGTGCTCGGTATGGGGCTGCCGAGCATTCCCACCTATATCATCACCAGCACCATGGCGGCGCCGATCCTGCTCAACCTGCCGCTGTTCCGCGAGCTGGCCGGTAGCAACGACACCGCGATCTTCGTCGCCCACATGTTCGTGTTCTACTTCGGGCTGTTCGCCAACCTGACGCCGCCGGTGGCGCTGGCCGCCTATGCCGGCGCCGGTATCAGCGGCGGCTCGCCCAATGCCACCGGCTTCCAGGCGATGAAGCTCGCCATTGCCGGCTTCGTGGTGCCCTACATGTTCGTGTTCGCGCACAGCATGCTGATGATCGACGCCACCCTGTGGAACACGCTGTGGGTGATCGTCACCGGGGTGATCGGGGTGCTGCTGCTGGCGGTGGCGGTGGAGGGTTACCTGCGCCGGCCGCTCAACCCCTTCTGGCGAATACTGGCGGCAGTCGGTGCGCTGGCGCTGATCTTCCCGGGGCTGGCCAGCGACGTCGTGGGTGCGGTGATCACCGTGGTGCTGTTCCTGCTGGCCAAGGCCAAGCCGGCGCAGACTGCCCCGAGCGGTGGCTGA
- the fdnG gene encoding formate dehydrogenase-N subunit alpha translates to MAINVTRRQFFKLGGAGLATSSLAVMGFAPEPAEASIRQFKLTHAKETRNTCTYCSVGCGILIYSKGDGAKNVEQNVFHIEGDPDHPVSRGSLCPKGAGLLDFVHSDGRLAYPQVREAGSDEWKRISWDEALGRIARHMKDDRDANFVQRNAQGQTVNHWTTTGFLAASGSSNEAGYITHKVVRTLGMVAFDNQARVUHGPTVAGLAPTFGRGAMTNHWVDIRNANLILSMGGNSAEAHPVGFRWVTEAIEHNKAELITIDPRFTRTSAVAQDRAFIRTGSDIAFLGGLISYLIETDQIQREYVLNYTDAALIVRDGYGFEEGLFSGYDEATRSYDKQSWMYEKGDDGFVRRDDSLSDPRCVYQLLRGHYARYTPDMVSSISGIPVADIQRIWKKIAAMAVPDKTMTILYALGWTQHSIGSQIIRAAAMVQLLLGNMGMPGGGVNALRGHSNIQGLTDLGLLSQLLPGYMTLANAKEQAYRAYIDKRTKQPTVAGQVSYWKNYEKFHVSLMKAWYGQAATADNDWCFDWLPKLERPLYDILDTFERMSKGELTGYFCQGFNPLASFPDRAKITRALSSLKYLVVMDPLNTETSEFWKSYGEYNDVDPSQIDTEVFRLPTCCFAEDDGSIVNSARWLQWHWAAAPPPGESRPDTRIMGELFLRLKQLYQTEGGVFPEPILNLTWDYKIPHEPKSEELAREFNGYALEDLTDAQGQVVRRAGEQLSGFGELTADGKTTAGCWIFTGCWTEAGNQMARRDNADPYGTGNTLGWAWAWPANRRVLYNRASADVQGRPWGADKAFVWWSAEQGRWIGADVPDFPQTSAPSEGQMPFIMQPEGVGHLFAGQSMVDGPFPEHYEPFESPVPQNLLHPGKPKVRNNPAARIFDEDRAALGTPEEYPHAATTYRLTEHFHYWTKHARLNAIVQPQQFVEIGEKLAEEIGVAAGDWVNVSSKRGFIKAVAVVTKRLKPMTVGDRQVHHVGIPLHWGFTGVAKKGYLVNALTPFVGDANTQTPEYKSFTVRVEKA, encoded by the coding sequence ATGGCAATTAACGTCACGCGGCGCCAGTTTTTCAAACTGGGCGGGGCGGGGCTGGCGACGTCGAGCCTGGCGGTGATGGGGTTCGCTCCGGAGCCCGCCGAAGCCTCGATCCGGCAGTTCAAGCTGACCCACGCCAAGGAGACCCGCAACACCTGCACCTACTGCTCGGTGGGCTGCGGCATTCTGATCTACAGCAAGGGCGATGGGGCGAAGAACGTCGAGCAGAACGTCTTCCACATCGAGGGCGATCCGGATCATCCGGTATCCCGCGGTTCGCTGTGTCCCAAGGGCGCCGGGCTGCTGGACTTCGTCCACAGCGATGGCCGCCTGGCTTATCCACAGGTGCGTGAGGCCGGCAGTGACGAGTGGAAGCGGATCAGCTGGGACGAGGCGCTCGGGCGCATCGCTCGGCACATGAAGGATGACCGCGACGCCAACTTCGTGCAGCGCAACGCCCAGGGGCAGACGGTCAACCACTGGACGACGACGGGTTTCCTGGCGGCGTCAGGCTCCTCCAACGAAGCCGGCTACATCACCCACAAGGTGGTGCGTACGCTGGGCATGGTGGCGTTCGACAACCAGGCGCGCGTCTGACACGGACCGACGGTGGCAGGTCTTGCCCCAACATTCGGTCGCGGTGCCATGACCAATCACTGGGTCGACATCCGCAATGCCAATCTGATTCTGTCGATGGGCGGCAACTCCGCCGAAGCACACCCCGTGGGCTTCCGTTGGGTCACCGAGGCCATCGAGCACAACAAGGCCGAGTTGATCACGATCGACCCGCGCTTCACCCGTACCAGCGCGGTGGCGCAGGATCGCGCCTTCATCCGCACCGGTAGCGATATCGCCTTCCTCGGCGGGCTGATCAGCTATCTGATCGAGACCGACCAGATCCAGCGCGAGTACGTGCTGAACTACACCGACGCGGCGCTGATCGTGCGCGACGGCTATGGCTTCGAGGAGGGTCTGTTCTCGGGCTACGACGAGGCCACGCGCAGCTACGACAAGCAGTCGTGGATGTACGAGAAGGGCGACGACGGCTTCGTGCGCCGCGACGACTCGCTCAGCGATCCGCGCTGCGTCTACCAGCTGCTGCGCGGGCACTATGCGCGCTACACCCCTGACATGGTCTCGAGCATCAGCGGTATCCCGGTGGCCGACATCCAGCGCATCTGGAAGAAGATCGCGGCGATGGCGGTGCCCGACAAGACCATGACCATCCTCTATGCGCTGGGCTGGACGCAGCACTCGATCGGCTCGCAGATCATCCGCGCCGCGGCCATGGTCCAACTGCTGCTGGGCAACATGGGCATGCCGGGGGGCGGGGTCAACGCGCTGCGCGGGCACTCCAACATCCAGGGCCTGACCGATCTGGGGCTGCTGTCGCAGTTGCTGCCGGGCTACATGACCCTGGCCAACGCCAAGGAGCAGGCATACCGCGCCTATATCGACAAGCGCACCAAGCAGCCCACGGTGGCGGGGCAGGTCTCCTACTGGAAGAACTACGAGAAGTTCCACGTCAGCCTGATGAAGGCGTGGTACGGGCAGGCCGCGACCGCCGACAACGACTGGTGCTTCGACTGGCTGCCCAAGCTCGAACGGCCGCTCTACGACATTCTCGACACCTTCGAGCGCATGTCCAAGGGCGAGCTGACCGGCTACTTCTGCCAGGGCTTCAACCCGCTCGCCTCGTTCCCCGACCGGGCCAAGATCACCCGCGCGCTGTCGTCGCTGAAGTATCTGGTGGTGATGGACCCGCTCAACACCGAGACCAGCGAGTTCTGGAAGTCCTACGGCGAGTACAACGACGTCGACCCCAGCCAGATCGACACCGAGGTGTTCCGGCTGCCGACCTGCTGCTTCGCCGAGGATGACGGCTCGATCGTCAACAGCGCGCGCTGGCTGCAGTGGCACTGGGCCGCGGCGCCGCCGCCTGGCGAGTCGCGCCCCGACACGCGCATCATGGGTGAGCTGTTCCTCAGGCTGAAGCAGCTCTACCAGACGGAGGGCGGGGTCTTCCCCGAGCCGATCCTCAACCTGACCTGGGACTACAAGATCCCCCACGAACCCAAGTCGGAAGAACTCGCGCGCGAGTTCAACGGCTATGCGCTGGAGGATCTGACCGACGCCCAGGGGCAGGTGGTGCGCCGTGCCGGCGAGCAGCTCTCCGGTTTCGGTGAGCTGACCGCCGACGGCAAGACCACCGCCGGCTGCTGGATCTTCACCGGCTGCTGGACCGAAGCGGGCAACCAGATGGCGCGGCGCGACAACGCCGACCCCTACGGTACCGGCAACACCCTGGGCTGGGCCTGGGCCTGGCCGGCCAACCGGCGCGTACTCTACAACCGCGCCAGCGCCGACGTGCAGGGGCGGCCGTGGGGTGCCGACAAGGCGTTCGTGTGGTGGAGCGCGGAGCAGGGGCGCTGGATCGGTGCCGATGTGCCGGATTTCCCGCAGACCTCGGCGCCGTCCGAAGGGCAGATGCCGTTCATCATGCAGCCGGAAGGGGTAGGACACCTGTTCGCCGGACAGAGCATGGTCGACGGCCCCTTCCCCGAGCACTACGAGCCGTTCGAGTCGCCGGTGCCGCAGAACCTGCTGCATCCGGGCAAGCCCAAGGTGCGCAACAACCCGGCGGCACGCATCTTCGACGAGGACCGCGCGGCCCTGGGCACACCGGAGGAGTACCCGCACGCCGCGACGACCTACCGCCTGACCGAGCACTTCCACTACTGGACCAAGCACGCCCGGCTCAACGCCATCGTCCAGCCGCAGCAGTTCGTCGAGATCGGCGAGAAACTGGCCGAGGAGATCGGCGTGGCCGCGGGGGACTGGGTCAATGTCTCCTCCAAGCGCGGCTTCATCAAGGCGGTGGCGGTGGTGACCAAGCGGCTCAAGCCGATGACGGTCGGCGACCGCCAGGTGCACCACGTGGGCATTCCGTTGCACTGGGGGTTCACCGGCGTGGCCAAGAAGGGCTATCTGGTCAACGCCCTGACGCCGTTCGTCGGTGATGCCAACACCCAGACGCCGGAGTACAAGTCGTTCACCGTCCGCGTCGAGAAGGCCTAG
- the fdxH gene encoding formate dehydrogenase subunit beta: protein MINSQNIIARSATTTPPPQARSHVEEVAKLIDVSKCIGCKACQVACMEWNDLRDEVGECHGTYDNPTDLTAESWTVMRFSEHETADGNLEWLIRKDGCMHCAEPGCLAACPAPGAIVQYANGIVDFDSNHCIGCGYCITGCPFDIPRISPKDSKSYKCTLCSDRVNAGMEPACVKTCPTNCIEFGTKADMLDRAAKRVGDLKALGFRDAGIYDPAGVGGTHVMYVLHHANDPNRYSGLPKDPRISPLVGAWKGVTKPIMAAIIGITAFAGVIHYVTKGPKEEPEEGPDDDPTTLGYDATRRRDDADDRPHGGDR, encoded by the coding sequence ATGATCAATTCGCAAAACATCATTGCCCGCTCTGCCACCACGACCCCGCCACCGCAGGCGCGCAGCCACGTCGAGGAAGTGGCCAAGCTGATCGATGTCTCCAAGTGCATCGGCTGCAAGGCGTGCCAGGTGGCGTGCATGGAGTGGAACGACCTGCGCGACGAGGTGGGGGAGTGCCACGGCACCTACGACAACCCCACCGACCTCACCGCCGAGTCGTGGACGGTGATGCGCTTCAGCGAGCACGAGACGGCCGATGGCAATCTCGAGTGGCTGATTCGCAAGGATGGCTGCATGCACTGTGCCGAGCCGGGCTGCCTCGCGGCGTGCCCGGCCCCCGGCGCTATCGTGCAGTACGCCAACGGGATCGTCGACTTCGACTCCAACCACTGCATCGGCTGCGGCTACTGCATCACCGGCTGCCCGTTCGATATCCCGCGCATCTCGCCGAAGGACAGCAAGTCCTACAAGTGCACGCTGTGCTCGGATCGGGTCAACGCCGGCATGGAGCCGGCCTGCGTCAAGACCTGCCCGACCAACTGCATCGAGTTCGGCACCAAGGCGGACATGCTCGATCGTGCCGCCAAGCGGGTCGGCGATCTCAAGGCGCTGGGCTTCCGCGATGCCGGCATCTACGACCCGGCGGGGGTCGGCGGGACCCACGTGATGTATGTGCTGCATCACGCCAACGACCCCAACCGTTACAGCGGCCTGCCCAAGGACCCACGTATCTCGCCGCTGGTCGGCGCCTGGAAGGGGGTGACCAAGCCGATCATGGCGGCGATCATCGGCATCACCGCCTTTGCCGGGGTGATCCACTACGTGACCAAGGGGCCGAAGGAGGAGCCCGAGGAAGGCCCCGACGACGACCCGACCACGCTCGGCTACGACGCCACGCGCCGGCGCGACGACGCGGACGACCGCCCGCATGGAGGTGACCGATGA
- a CDS encoding formate dehydrogenase subunit gamma, with protein sequence MKRSQDRLVRYSPLDRANHWTMVIAFVLLALSGLAFFHPAFFFLSHSLGGPVWARILHPFLGLVLVLLFVAMAVRHVSRNLLGENDVQWMRQIGDVLDNRDDKLPPIGKYNPGQKLVFWALVVSIAALLVSGVIMWRPWFAGYFPIPLIRLASLVHALAAFVAIVTIVVHVYAALWVKGSIRSMTQGWVTRAWARHHHGLWAREQEEKQRREQQP encoded by the coding sequence ATGAAGCGCTCCCAGGATCGTCTCGTGCGCTACTCGCCGCTCGATCGCGCCAATCACTGGACCATGGTGATCGCGTTCGTGCTGCTGGCGCTGTCGGGGCTGGCGTTCTTCCACCCGGCGTTCTTCTTCCTCAGCCACAGCCTCGGCGGGCCGGTGTGGGCGCGTATCCTGCACCCCTTCCTCGGCCTGGTGCTGGTGCTGTTGTTCGTGGCCATGGCGGTACGCCACGTCAGCCGTAACCTGCTGGGTGAGAACGACGTGCAGTGGATGCGTCAGATCGGCGACGTGCTCGACAACCGCGATGACAAGCTGCCGCCGATCGGCAAGTACAATCCGGGCCAGAAGCTGGTGTTCTGGGCGCTGGTGGTGTCGATCGCGGCGCTGTTGGTCAGCGGCGTGATCATGTGGCGGCCGTGGTTCGCCGGCTACTTCCCGATCCCGCTGATCCGGCTGGCGAGTCTGGTCCACGCGCTGGCGGCGTTCGTTGCCATCGTCACCATCGTGGTCCACGTCTATGCCGCGCTCTGGGTCAAGGGCTCGATCCGCTCGATGACCCAGGGCTGGGTGACCCGCGCCTGGGCCCGACATCACCATGGCCTCTGGGCCCGCGAACAGGAGGAGAAGCAGCGCCGTGAGCAGCAACCCTGA
- the fdhE gene encoding formate dehydrogenase accessory protein FdhE, producing MSSNPERPPGSDPGHTFGQAPPSPGAPPMVVLPGRKLFAERAERLQRLAERVPAMADYLRFMAQVVAAQHRVLQQPRTSVTASAEVAIAHGVPPLAIDGLWRDMSWREDLDALIAELDGEVPAAQREWFEALRGASAAAREALVPRLLGGESLDPEQTALAPLVGAALQVAWTRQARTLARPPGRPAEAMRALCPCCGAPAVASVIQIGMARSRVRYLHCGLCATEWYAERARCVECGDSRTLDYCGLEDDAGQRVLPVQAETCDHCASYLKVVQKEWEADADPLADDLASLALDMLIADRELARRAFNPLLVLGAPDAG from the coding sequence GTGAGCAGCAACCCTGAACGCCCTCCGGGCAGTGACCCCGGCCACACTTTCGGTCAGGCGCCCCCTTCGCCGGGGGCGCCGCCGATGGTGGTGCTGCCGGGCCGCAAGCTGTTCGCCGAACGTGCCGAGCGCCTGCAGCGGCTGGCCGAACGCGTGCCGGCGATGGCCGACTACCTGCGCTTCATGGCGCAGGTGGTCGCCGCCCAACACCGGGTGCTGCAGCAGCCCCGTACCAGTGTGACCGCGAGTGCCGAGGTGGCGATCGCCCACGGCGTGCCGCCGCTGGCGATCGACGGGCTGTGGCGCGACATGAGCTGGCGCGAGGATCTCGACGCGCTGATCGCCGAGCTCGACGGCGAGGTGCCGGCGGCGCAGCGCGAGTGGTTCGAGGCCCTGCGCGGTGCCTCGGCGGCGGCCCGTGAGGCGCTGGTGCCGCGTTTGCTCGGCGGTGAGTCGCTCGACCCCGAGCAGACCGCATTGGCGCCGCTGGTGGGTGCAGCGCTGCAGGTGGCGTGGACCCGTCAGGCGCGCACCCTGGCTCGGCCACCAGGGCGCCCAGCCGAGGCCATGCGCGCGCTGTGCCCCTGCTGTGGTGCGCCGGCGGTGGCCAGCGTGATCCAGATCGGCATGGCGCGCTCACGGGTGCGCTATCTGCACTGCGGGCTGTGCGCCACCGAGTGGTACGCCGAGCGCGCGCGCTGCGTCGAGTGCGGCGATAGCCGGACGCTCGACTACTGCGGGCTCGAGGATGACGCTGGGCAGCGCGTGCTGCCGGTACAGGCGGAGACCTGCGATCACTGTGCGAGCTATCTCAAGGTGGTGCAGAAGGAGTGGGAGGCCGATGCCGATCCGCTCGCCGACGACCTCGCCAGCCTGGCCCTGGACATGCTGATCGCCGACCGCGAGCTGGCGCGGCGGGCCTTCAATCCGCTGCTGGTGCTGGGGGCGCCCGACGCCGGTTGA